A stretch of the Candidatus Dormiibacterota bacterium genome encodes the following:
- a CDS encoding DUF481 domain-containing protein, translating to MSRRRSISFVWVVCGVAWLAAAPPVRAQDKPAGGAGAWSDAAEFGYVATAGNAQSTTLGFKNTLGRKWERSSIELKAGGVRASATTTTRTAVGPGPAGFVVIEEKDTALSAENYFLNGRYDRTISGRAFWFGGGGWTRNRFAGVQNRYEAAGGIGTVWRDTDRTKFRTDYALSYTRENDVIQAPGVKDSFAGLRFSWKYEHKFGDTTTFGNELIIDENLDDTSDLRGNLVNSVAVSTSRRLALKVSLQSLYDHQPAFKEIPLLDAPPPGGVKTGTVLDQLDTLDTIFTASLVVSF from the coding sequence ATGAGTCGTCGTCGGAGCATCTCATTCGTGTGGGTCGTGTGCGGCGTCGCCTGGCTCGCGGCGGCGCCGCCGGTGCGCGCGCAGGACAAGCCGGCCGGAGGAGCCGGCGCCTGGTCCGACGCCGCGGAGTTCGGCTACGTCGCGACGGCGGGGAACGCACAATCCACGACCCTCGGATTCAAGAACACGCTGGGACGCAAATGGGAACGTTCGTCCATCGAGCTGAAGGCGGGCGGCGTGCGCGCCTCGGCCACGACGACCACGCGCACCGCCGTCGGCCCCGGACCGGCCGGCTTCGTCGTGATCGAGGAGAAGGACACGGCCCTGAGCGCCGAGAACTACTTCCTGAACGGACGCTACGATCGGACGATCTCCGGGCGCGCCTTCTGGTTCGGCGGGGGAGGCTGGACCCGGAACCGGTTCGCCGGCGTGCAGAACCGCTACGAGGCGGCCGGCGGGATCGGCACCGTCTGGCGGGACACCGACCGCACCAAGTTCCGCACGGACTACGCGCTGTCGTACACCCGGGAGAACGACGTCATCCAGGCCCCCGGCGTCAAGGACAGCTTCGCCGGCTTGCGGTTCTCGTGGAAATACGAGCACAAGTTCGGCGACACGACGACGTTCGGCAACGAGCTCATCATCGACGAGAACCTCGACGACACCTCGGACCTGCGGGGCAACCTGGTGAACTCGGTGGCCGTGTCGACGAGCCGGCGGCTGGCGCTCAAGGTCAGCCTGCAATCGCTCTACGACCACCAGCCGGCGTTCAAGGAGATCCCTCTCCTCGATGCCCCGCCCCCCGGCGGCGTGAAGACCGGCACCGTCCTCGACCAGCTGGACACGCTCGACACGATCTTCACGGCGTCGCTGGTGGTCAGCTTCTGA